GCGATAAAGGGATTTTTGCCATTAAACCCAGCGGTGTTCCCTACGACATTTTAAAGCCGGAAGACATGGTGATTTTGGACTTTGACGCCAATGTCATTGAAGGCAGACTCAGACCTTCTTCCGATACCAAGACCCATGCTTATCTGTATAAAAACTGGAAAAACATCGGTGGAATTTCCCACACTCATGCGATCTATTCCGTGGCGTGGGCACAGGCACAAATGGATATTCCTGTTTTCGGGACCACTCATGCGGACCATCTTACGACAGATATTCCCTGCGCTCCACCTATGCGGGATGAGCTGATTGAAGGAAACTACGAATACAATACAGGAATACAGATTCTGGAATGCTTTAAAGAAAAACAGATCTCTCCGGAAGAAGTAGAAATGGTTCTGATCGGCAATCACGGTCCGTTTACCTGGGGGAAAAATGCAGAGAAAGCAGTTTACAACAGCAAAGTACTGGAGACCATTGCCGAAATGGCTTATCTCACCAGACAGATCAATCCTGATGCGGAACGACTGAAAGACTCACTCATCAAAAAACATTATGAACGTAAGCACGGCAAGAATGCTTATTACGGACAGGAATTTAAACACTAAACACTTCAACATAACAACTATTAACGATCAACAAAATTATGTTAACACCTCTCAATACCAAAGAAGTCTGGTTCATCACAGGAAGTCAGCATTTATACGGACCTGAAACACTTGCCCAGGTGGCAGACCATTCACAGAAAATTGTGGCAGAACTTGAAAAATCTTCTTTCATCCCGGTAAAAGTCATTGTAAAACCAACGGTAAAAACTACCGAAGAGATATTTGAAACCATTGCAGCCGCTAATCATGCAGAAAACTGTATAGGAGTAATCACGTGGATGCATACCTTTTCACCCGCTAAAATGTGGATCAGAGGACTAAAAATTTTACAGAAGCCTCTTCTGCATCTGCATACCCAGTTCAACAGAGATATTCCATGGTCCACGATGGATATGGATTTTATGAATCTTAACCAGGCGGCTCACGGGGACCGTGAATTTGGTTTTATGGTAAGCAGGCTCCGAAAGAACAGAAAAGTAGTGGTGGGGCACTGGTCAGAAGAAAGAGTTCAGAAACAGATCGGTGACTGGAGCCGCGTTGCTGCAGGCTGGGACGACTGGCAAGGAGCTAAATTTGCACGTTTCGGAGATAATATGCGGTTTGTAGCCGTTACAGATGGAGATAAAGTGGAAGCCGAAACCCGGTTCGGTTTTTCAGTCAATACCTGGGGAATCGGTGACCTTGTAGGCGTTATCAATTCTGTAAGCGAAGGAGAAATAAAAAGCCTTATGGAAGAATATGAATCTTCTTATCATATGGCAGCTTCCCTTTTGGAAGGAGGAGCCAACAGAAGCTCACTTCACACCGCCGCAAAAATTGAATTGGGACTTGAAAAATTTTTAAAAGACGGAGGATTTAAAGGATTTTCAGATACCTTTGAAGACCTTCACGGGCTGGAGCAGCTTCCGGGAATTGCAGTACAGCGCCTGATGCAGAAAGGATACGGATTTGCAGGCGAAGGAGACTGGAAAACAGCAGCACTCGTACGTGCGATGAAAACAATGGGGCAGGGCCTTGAAGGTGGAAATGCCTTTATGGAAGATTATACCTATCATTTAGACCCTTCCAATCCTTCTATTTTAGGTTCCCATATGTTGGAAGTAGACCCTGTGCTGGCCGCCGGAAAACCTTCATGTGAGATCCATCCGCTGGGAATCGGAGGAAAAGCGGATCCGGTTCGTCTTGTTTTTAACTCCAGAGGAAATATTGATTCTCTGAATGCTGCCCTGATGGATTTTGGAAACCATTTCAGACTGCTGATCAATAAAACCAGAGCATTGGAAATTACAGAAGAGTTGCCAAAACTCCCGGTAGCAAGGGTTTTATGGAAACCTCTTCCTGATTTATATACGGCCGCAGAAGCCTGGATACTGGCAGGAGGGGCACACCATACATGTTACAGTGAAAATATTTCAGCAGAACAGCTGGAAGATTTTGCTGAGATAGCAGGAATTGAATCATTAGTCATTGATGAAGATACCAGAATGCGTGACTTTAAAAATACACTTCGTTGGAATGAAATGTATTATCGTTAATTAATTTTAAAAAATATGTAAATAATTATGAAAAAAACAACATATAACGGCATTTTTATTTTATTATTTTTAATTATTTTCGGCTGCAAAAAAGAAAATAATAAACAGGATATTTCAGGAAAAATGGAGAACATTTCTACTTCAGACTATGGAGTGACGCCAAATGGCGATTCTATTAAAAAATATACGTTGACCAATAAAAACGGGATGAAAGTTGAGGTCATCAACTTCGGGGGAATTATCACATCCTTAACCGCTCCGGACAGAAATGGGAAATACGAAGATGTAGTGCTTGGCTTTACAAAACCCGAAGGATATTTCGATGGCAACCCTTATTATTTCGGGGCTTTGATCGGAAGATACGGCAACAGAATTGCCAATGCCAAATTCGCACTGGAAGGTAAAGCATACGAAATCGATAAAAATGACGGTCCCAACAGCCTTCACGGAGGAAAAGAAGGATTTCATACCAGATTCTGGAATATTGAGGTAGTAAAAGATGCAAAGTTTCCGACATTAAAATTATCTTATACCAGTGCAGACGGTGAAGAAGGGTATCCGGGAAAATTAACAACAACCGTTTTCTACACGCTTACAGACGATAACGCCTTGGAAATTTCTTACGAGGCTGAGACGGATAAGCCTACAGTGGTAAATCTTACCCAGCATTCTTATTTTAACCTTTCCGGGAATTTTACTAAAACGATTACTGATCATGAACTGCAGATTAATGCAGATCATTTTCTTCCGGTAAATGAAACATTGATTCCTACTGGTGAGCAGAAAGCAGTAAAAGGAACTCCTTTTGATTTCACGGTATCAAAAGCCATCGGAAAAGATATCAATGCAGACGACGATCAGTTGAAAAAAGGAAAAGGGTATGACCATAACTGGATTCTAAATGGAAAAGGATTAAGAAGCATCGCCAAAGTTTATCATCAGGGAACAGGAAGACTGATGGAAGTCTTCACAGATGAACCCGGTGTGCAGTTTTATTCCGGAAATTTTCTTGACGGAAAGTTTGATACCAAAACTGGCGGTAAAAATGAATTCAGAACAGGGTTCTGTCTGGAAACCCAGCATTTCCCGGATTCACCAAACCAGTCTTCTTTCCCTTCTACAGAACTGAAGCCCGGACAGAAGTACCAGTCAAAAACCATCTATAAATTCTCCGTTAAAAAATAAACTATGGGAAAATTAGCAACTATTGATATCATCATATTTCTGATCTATTTCGTAGTGGTAGCTTCCTACGGATTATGGATCTATAAAAAGAAAAAGTCTGAATCTACAGGAAGTAAAGATTATTTCCTTGCCGAAGGGTCATTGACCTGGTGGGCTATCGGAGCCAGTTTAATCGCTTCCAATATTTCTGCTGAACAGTTTATCGGAATGAGTGGCGAAGGTTTCTTTGTCGGAATCGCTGTTGCCGCTTACGAATGGATCGCTGCTCTTGCGTTGATTATTATTGCGGTCTGGTTTATTCCGATCTATCTTAAGAATAAGATCTATACCATGCCCCAGTTCCTTGAAAGAAGGTATAATAAATCGGTTTCACTGATCATGGCTGTATTCTGGCTGTTTCTGTATGTTATTGTGAATCTTACTTCCATCCTTTATCTGGGTGCTCTTGCCATCGATACTTTACTGGGAGGAGAACATCTTCACGGGATTATGATCGCTCTTCTGCTTATGGCACTATTGATCGGTCTTGGAGGAATGAAAGTGATAGGATATACAGACGTTATACAAGTGGCAGTTCTTATCATTGGTGGTTTTGCAACGGTGTATATGGCGCTGCAGATTGTAGACCAGAGAATCAACGGAGCGGCTGTAGGAAATGCACTGGCAGGATTCAATACCCTGATCAATGAGGCTCCGCAGCACTTTAAGCTGATTCTTCAAAAACCAACAACCACCACAACTACGTTGGCAATGCCTCAGAATCTGGATGTACAGAAGTATGTCGTATTACCTGGTTTGGCAATGTATTTTGCCGGTCAGTGGATTGTTAACCTGAACTATTGGGGTTGTAATCAATACATCACCCAGAGAGCTTTAGGGGCAGATCTGAAGACGGCAAGAACAGGAATTTTATTTGCCGGTTTTCTGAAACTATTCATGCCTGTGATCGTAATGCTTCCGGGAATTGCCGCTTATGTTTTATATTCAAAAGGACACCTTCCGGGATTCAACGGGGTAAAAGACGGAGCATACTCTGCAATATTAGGATTTTTACCAGTAGGATTGAAAGGATTGGCTATTGCCGCTTTGACCGCAGCGATTGTGGCTTCACTGGCAGGAAAAGTGAACAGTATTTCAACTATTTTTACGCTGGATATCTATAAAAAATACCTTAAAACAGATGCCACCGAAATCCAGATGGTGAGAACAGGCCGTTGGGTCATTATTATTGCCATGATGGTTGCATTGGCTTTTACCTGGACAGACGTTTTAGGAATTGGTGGTGAAGGCGGTTTCACATTCATCCAGAAATATACGGGCTTTATCAGTCCTGGAGTTTTTGCCATGTTCCTTCTGGGAATGTTCTGGAAAAGAACAACCGGTACAGCTGCATTGGTAGGAGTTATCTTAGGTTTTGTCCTGGCGATCTTCTTCAACAGTTTTGCTGTAGAGATTTTCGGGAAAGAAACATGGTTGTATACTGCATTCACTTATGAAAAGCTGGAGAATGGTGTAGTTCATACCATTACCGAGATTCCTTTCCTGATCAATATGGGATGGTCATTCTTTATCACGATAATCGCGATGATCCTGATCAGTCTTGCAGGTCCGAAAGTAAATCCTAAAGCTTTTGCCATTGATGTGACGATGTTTAAAGTGGACAACAGAACTTTAGTATTGATTGTAATGACGCTGCTTTTACTGACGGCTTTGTATGTAAGGTTTTGGTAGAAATTATTATACATAACAAAAAAATAGGATGCTGAAAAAGCATCCTATTTTTTTTGATCTTAGAATTGGTTATGTATGTTTAATTCATTGCAATAAATTTGAACTTAAACAGCTGGCAGGATGTACCATAATAATCCCAAAGATGTAAGTTTGAATTACCATCCATGGTACAGTTGGGAATATCCCAGCCGCGTGTAGGATCCACCTTGGATAGTATTTTGTAATAACCATTAGAGACAGCAACTACCTGCCAGGCTTGTGCGTCATTACTATAGTTCTGCCAAAGCCTGATCGAAGTTCCCAATGTATTACTATTGCTGGCCAGATCAATACAACGATTGGTTGTGCTGGCTTTGGATACAAAACGCCAGTAGCCATTACCTGCGTCAATGGCAACCCAGCGCTGGGCAGCAGCGCCATTCCTTGTCCATGGCCTTAATACTGCACCATTGGCGTCTTCTCCTGATTTCAGATCAACTACTTTGTTGGCATCAGTCTGAAATTCGATCTCATAAATACCATTATTAACCAGGCTACTGTTTGTGTTGCAGTTGGCAACGGGGTAGTTGGAGGATGCATATTGCTGAAACCACTGTTTAACCGGGGCAGCGCAGGCTTCCCAATCGTTATTGTAAGCTGTTCCTGCATTAGGATCGCCTTTGTGGAGGAGATTATCCGGGGCAAGAACATTCCAGCTTACATTGCCGGATTGATCCACGATGTATTTTAAATTGGCACCAAATCCGCTTCCGCCTGCCGTACCGGTATTACCAATGCCGAAGGTACCATATCCTTGTGGAGCCCAGTCGGTCTCGGTAATGGCGATCGGTGCAATGTCTGCAATCGGCTTAACGTTTACATTCCATGCGTTCTGAAAGGATTGATAGTTGCTGAGACCACCCCAGTAACCGGGATAAATATGAACAGCGTAGCCAATATTACCACCTGTGATCTGATTATTGACATAGCCTTGATAATGCGATTGCCA
The sequence above is drawn from the Chryseobacterium daecheongense genome and encodes:
- a CDS encoding L-ribulose-5-phosphate 4-epimerase, encoding MNTYKELQRECYEANMQLDALKLVVYTFGNVSAVDRDKGIFAIKPSGVPYDILKPEDMVILDFDANVIEGRLRPSSDTKTHAYLYKNWKNIGGISHTHAIYSVAWAQAQMDIPVFGTTHADHLTTDIPCAPPMRDELIEGNYEYNTGIQILECFKEKQISPEEVEMVLIGNHGPFTWGKNAEKAVYNSKVLETIAEMAYLTRQINPDAERLKDSLIKKHYERKHGKNAYYGQEFKH
- the araA gene encoding L-arabinose isomerase, translating into MLTPLNTKEVWFITGSQHLYGPETLAQVADHSQKIVAELEKSSFIPVKVIVKPTVKTTEEIFETIAAANHAENCIGVITWMHTFSPAKMWIRGLKILQKPLLHLHTQFNRDIPWSTMDMDFMNLNQAAHGDREFGFMVSRLRKNRKVVVGHWSEERVQKQIGDWSRVAAGWDDWQGAKFARFGDNMRFVAVTDGDKVEAETRFGFSVNTWGIGDLVGVINSVSEGEIKSLMEEYESSYHMAASLLEGGANRSSLHTAAKIELGLEKFLKDGGFKGFSDTFEDLHGLEQLPGIAVQRLMQKGYGFAGEGDWKTAALVRAMKTMGQGLEGGNAFMEDYTYHLDPSNPSILGSHMLEVDPVLAAGKPSCEIHPLGIGGKADPVRLVFNSRGNIDSLNAALMDFGNHFRLLINKTRALEITEELPKLPVARVLWKPLPDLYTAAEAWILAGGAHHTCYSENISAEQLEDFAEIAGIESLVIDEDTRMRDFKNTLRWNEMYYR
- a CDS encoding galactose mutarotase, with amino-acid sequence MKKTTYNGIFILLFLIIFGCKKENNKQDISGKMENISTSDYGVTPNGDSIKKYTLTNKNGMKVEVINFGGIITSLTAPDRNGKYEDVVLGFTKPEGYFDGNPYYFGALIGRYGNRIANAKFALEGKAYEIDKNDGPNSLHGGKEGFHTRFWNIEVVKDAKFPTLKLSYTSADGEEGYPGKLTTTVFYTLTDDNALEISYEAETDKPTVVNLTQHSYFNLSGNFTKTITDHELQINADHFLPVNETLIPTGEQKAVKGTPFDFTVSKAIGKDINADDDQLKKGKGYDHNWILNGKGLRSIAKVYHQGTGRLMEVFTDEPGVQFYSGNFLDGKFDTKTGGKNEFRTGFCLETQHFPDSPNQSSFPSTELKPGQKYQSKTIYKFSVKK
- a CDS encoding sodium/solute symporter (Members of the Solute:Sodium Symporter (SSS), TC 2.A.21 as described in tcdb.org, catalyze solute:Na+ symport. Known solutes for members of the family include sugars, amino acids, nucleosides, inositols, vitamins, urea or anions, depending on the system.), producing the protein MGKLATIDIIIFLIYFVVVASYGLWIYKKKKSESTGSKDYFLAEGSLTWWAIGASLIASNISAEQFIGMSGEGFFVGIAVAAYEWIAALALIIIAVWFIPIYLKNKIYTMPQFLERRYNKSVSLIMAVFWLFLYVIVNLTSILYLGALAIDTLLGGEHLHGIMIALLLMALLIGLGGMKVIGYTDVIQVAVLIIGGFATVYMALQIVDQRINGAAVGNALAGFNTLINEAPQHFKLILQKPTTTTTTLAMPQNLDVQKYVVLPGLAMYFAGQWIVNLNYWGCNQYITQRALGADLKTARTGILFAGFLKLFMPVIVMLPGIAAYVLYSKGHLPGFNGVKDGAYSAILGFLPVGLKGLAIAALTAAIVASLAGKVNSISTIFTLDIYKKYLKTDATEIQMVRTGRWVIIIAMMVALAFTWTDVLGIGGEGGFTFIQKYTGFISPGVFAMFLLGMFWKRTTGTAALVGVILGFVLAIFFNSFAVEIFGKETWLYTAFTYEKLENGVVHTITEIPFLINMGWSFFITIIAMILISLAGPKVNPKAFAIDVTMFKVDNRTLVLIVMTLLLLTALYVRFW
- a CDS encoding RICIN domain-containing protein, which gives rise to MRTNTMWLFMAFLLTILSGCSRMEKTLQEEPENNVSNSASARALAATPMLHVGGRYLKDPCDNNVILHGVAITPSPWFNGCQYGANSGYCTWDNYNVQGALNYNKAVMNKLSSASDGWYLNYIRLHIDPYWTNDPGPAIPENDISRFNYSRLVTYTDQVIIPLINHARSLGMYVILRPPGVCPNRIAVNDAYHSYLKTVWTFLSQHPGLKNADNVMFELANEPVEILGTNGAWGSTGNEHFAALKNFFQPLVNIIRNNGANNVCWIPGTGWQSHYQGYVNNQITGGNIGYAVHIYPGYWGGLSNYQSFQNAWNVNVKPIADIAPIAITETDWAPQGYGTFGIGNTGTAGGSGFGANLKYIVDQSGNVSWNVLAPDNLLHKGDPNAGTAYNNDWEACAAPVKQWFQQYASSNYPVANCNTNSSLVNNGIYEIEFQTDANKVVDLKSGEDANGAVLRPWTRNGAAAQRWVAIDAGNGYWRFVSKASTTNRCIDLASNSNTLGTSIRLWQNYSNDAQAWQVVAVSNGYYKILSKVDPTRGWDIPNCTMDGNSNLHLWDYYGTSCQLFKFKFIAMN